In Oscillatoria sp. FACHB-1407, the sequence TACGACTTTACCGATCCGGCAGACGCAGCTTCTAGACCAACGGCAACAGCAGGGCAAACCTCCGCAGCCTGTTCATATTGTTTGTTCGCGATCGGGAAAGTTGGACGCGAACTATCCCTTTTTTCAGCAACCTGTTCCTCGGTGGCTGTTGACCACCTTAGAGGGAGCGATCGAATGGGACGAGAAGCCTGGATTCGATCGCATTCTGACTGTTCCAGTAGAGAATGGCGGGTTAGATTGGCAGGTTGCCTTTCAAGAATTTTTGCTAGCTGGATTTGAGCGAGTGGCTGTAACTGGGGGAGGAACCCTGGTTGCCTCGTTGCTAGAAGCCGATTTAATCGATGAATTGTGGATTACAGTGTGTCCCCTACTACTAGGAGGTAGGGATGCCCCAACGCTGTTGGAGGGAGAGGGATTCGCAGCAAAATTAGCTCCCCGTCTGGAATTGCTGTCGGTTGAGGCAGTGCAAAGTAGTTCCCCCAATGGGGTGATCGCCCAGGAAGTATTTTTGCACTATCGAGTGCAACGTATTACTTGATACAGTCGTAAAAGTGGCACATGTTTTGAGTGGACAGTTGGGGAGTTTGAATAGGCTAGGTTTACCTGAAACTCCGGTATTCCTTTATGCCAGTTCTTAATCAACTACCTGCTCGTGAGATATACAACCCAGTCAGTCTGCCAACCGTCTCTGTGTTATCGGTGGATGCCTTAATTCAACTCCCTGATTTTGAAGCGGCAGTTCACACAGTTGCAGATCATTACGCCTTTGAGCAGCACCCTTACTTGCAGTGGATGCAGGCTCCAACCACCACCCGTGATGCCTTTCGCCACAGCCAGTTATCCTTCCGGTTTGCCGTGGAGTCTTTTTCGCAATCACTCGCAGCCGTGTTAGCGCGGATTCTCTTGCTTGAAGATCGCTTGGCACTGGCGGAAAACGTGGCTGAAGAACACGGACACGGCGATCGCCTACATGCTCACAAATACACCTTTCGGCAATATCTGCTAGCGTTGGGTGCTTCACCAGATGAGTTGACAAACCCCTGTTCCATTGCGGTGCTGGCGTTCAACCAATCCATCCTCAACTTTTGCCTCACGCAATCGGCTGAAGCTGGAGCCGCTGCTCTGGGCATGATTGAGCATTTGTATGTGCCGATTAGTGCGGCGATCGCCCGAACGGTACATGAACGAGGTTGGACGGCTTCGGGGTCACAGTCGCACTACACCGTGCATGAAGTGTTGGATGTCGAACATGCGCGAGATCTGCTGGCGATCGCGGCTCCTGCCTGGGAGTGCAAAACCTCTCGATTGCTCGTGGCTCAAGGATTGCTGCTCGGTTCCCACTATTTCTGGACGTTGTACCATGACTTACCCCGCTTCTGATCCGATTTCTGAGATTGCTTTCTCTCAAGTGCGGGAAGATCCGCGTGTGGAATTGAGCCTGGTGGATTACCTGGCGGAGCGGCAGAATCATCCATTGCGGGTGCTGTTGGTGGCATCTGGAGGATGCACCGCTTTGAGCCTGTTAGTTTCTCCGGCGATCGCCCAGGTAGAAGCGGTCGATCTGAATCCCGCACAGTTGCATCTGGTGGAATTGCGGCGACACGCTCTGGTGCATCTGTCGTTGGAGGATCAACTCCAGTTAATTGGCGCAGATTGTTTAAGTGATCCACCAACGTTACATCAAGGCGAATTGCCATTCGCCCCTACCCATCGTCGCCAGGAACTTTATGACAAGTTGCGACCCTGGTTGCCAGAAGCCACGCGAGTCTTTTGGGATGTGCGACCGGAGCAAATTGCCTTTGGGGTGAATCGAGTTGGACGATTTGAGGCGTTATTTCGGGAACTGGCTCAGGCATTTGCAGCAGAAGGATTAGACCCACTAAATCAACCTGCGATCGCCCTAACTAGCCCTCGCTGGAAGCCCCTATTTGAGAAGGTGTTTGAGCGCAACAAATTAGCACGAATCTTTGGAGAAGCGGCGGTGAATTACTCGATGGATCGCAGCTTTGGCGAACACTTTGCCGATGTGTTTGCTCAAGCGTTGCGTAGTAAAAACCCAGCACAAAACTACTTTGTGACGCAAGTGTGGGGCGATCGCTACACCACGGGTAAACAGGGTTTGCCCCTCTACTTGCAAGCTCCGGCGCAACTCATGATTCGCCACCTCGGCGTAGAACGGTTGCGTCTGCATCAAGGAGCATTAGCCGATGTGATGACCCAACTGGCTCAAACGGCTCCCTTTGATCTGATTCAACTGTCCAATATTTCGGATTGGATGCCTGTGGCAGAGTTGCACAAGTTGTTGGCGATCGCCACTGGTTGCCTCAATTCTGGAGGTGCGTTGTTGGGGCGCAGGCTCAATGGCGATCATCACCTTGCAAATGTTATGGCAGAACATGTGCGGGTCAATGCTGAACTGAGCCAGCAATTGCAGCAAGCCGAACGGTCTTATTTTTACCGGGAAGTGGTGGTTGGGTTTGCTCAGTAGAGGGAATGGGGAATGGGGTGTGGGGTGTGGGGTATGGGGAATAGCTTTTCATCCTTCATTCTTTATCCTTTACTCTTCATTTTTCATTCTTTATCCTTCATCCTTTTTATGTCTCTTGCTGTTAAACCTATTTCTCTCAGCGATCGCCCCATCTATCAATCAAAATTGGTGGAATTGGAGCAAACCGCCAGTTATCCGCTGGGAGAAGATGCCTTTCAGTTGGATCATGGAGCAGATTATTTTGCCTTCTTTGATCGCCTGGGTCAGGTCAACTATTACGCCGTTTTAGATGGGGAAAAAGCGATCGCAGTGGGGGCAGCAGTGTTGCGTCAGGTTCCTGATCGTGCGGGAGAAAAGCCTTGTCCAGCGTGGTATCTGTGTGATCTAAAAGTGCATCCAGACTATCGACGGCAGCATTTGTCACTGCGGTTGTTTCGTCATGCCTTTACCAAGCATTTTGCGGAGTGCGATCGCGGCTATGCGATTTCGATGAATCCGGGAGATGACCATCCCAACCGGGTTGTACCCCTGCTACAGTTTATCTGTCCTGTGAAGTTCCGCTGCACTGCCACTTTAGAAATCTATAGTTTAAGTGCTGATGAGATGCAGCGAGTTGAACCCCTGCTGAAGGAGCATCGAGGTGATATCTCCTATCTGTCGCTCAAGGGCATTAAGGATTTGCGATTACAAAGCACTGGAGCAGTGTTGCCATTGTTGCATGTTCAGCTTGGAGACACCGCACCGCCTCATACCTCCTACCTCACGCCAAGTCCAATAGGGAATATGACCCACAGCGGTTTGAAACCCCCATCACATCAGGCTCTAACAATCCAAAATCGCCAATCCAAAATCCAAAATGGTATCTGTTATTTCTCGCCCATTCCAGGATTTACCCACATGTTTTGTGCTCTCCGTGGAGATGCGTTGGCGATCGCCCTTTCAAAACAAGGAATTCTACCTCAAGCTACCGCCAGTATTGTTAGTCACGGTATGAATGACAGCGATTGGCGGTTTGTGCTGACGAGCGACATATAGAAGAAGGGATAAAGGATAAGGGATAAAGGATAAAAGTGTTGGTAGTCAATGGTCAGTGGTCAATGGTCAGTGGTCAATGGTCAATAGTCAGTGGTCAATGGTCAATGGTCAGTGGTCAATGGTCAATGGTCAGTGGTCAATGGTCAATGGTCAGTGGTCAATGGTCAGTGGTCAATGGTCAGTGGTCAGTGGTCAATGGTCAATAGTCAATGGTCAGTGGTCAATAGTCAATGGTCAGTGGTCAATGGTCAATAGTCAATGGTCAATGGTTCGTTGTTAATAGCCAACTGTTAAGGCGCAATCCGTTGAGTTTTATGTGCGACACTTCAAACATCATGCGCGAAAGTCTGAGCGTCACAGATAAAAGACTGAGCGTCATGCACGAAAGTCTGGGTTTCGCTCACCGTGATCTGAGCATTAGCCACTAATCTTTGGGAATCATCAGACATCCACAATGGACTATCAGCGATTTGGTTTTTGCTACCTTTTGCAAATCCTTTATCCTTCATCCTTCATCCTTTATCCTTTATCCTTCTTCGTTTTGCTCCTTCCAAAATTGCTCGGCGAAGGCAACGGTGGGATGAATTGGGGCTTTGGGTTTGCTTTTGAGGGGCATATTGGCTTCGTGGGGGGTGCGATCGCCCTTTCGAGAATTACAGCGATCGCAGGCAGCGACGACGTTATCCCAGGTGTGAGTCCCCCCTCTGGAGCGGGGCATGATGTGGTCGATGGTCAGGTTGCGGGTGCTGCCGCAGTATTGGCAGGTGTGATTGTCACGCCGCAAGACTTCTCGACGATTGACGGGGGGCATTTTCCAGAGCCGTTCGGGATTGGTAACGGTGAGGCGGATATGTTCGGGGACGTGGACAACTAAACTCGGCGATCGCACCTGCCAGGATCGCGTTGTGCTAAGTTCCAGGGATTCTGCTTGCCCACTCACTAGAAGAACAACGGCTCGCTTGATGTTAATGCGGGCTAAAGGCAGATAGTTCTTAGAAAATACGACAACCGAGTTTTGTAGGACGGGCACTTGGTTTGGGCGACTGGCTCTCATGGGCAACACTCCTCAAAAACGAGAACCCCTGCTTTTGGTGTAAAAAGCAGGGGCAACATTCGGCTTATATCAAGGCTTGGGCAGACGCAGGTGAACGGTCGCACTGCCGACGGTAAGTAGAACGGCGAGTGCAGACGCACTGATATCGGTTGAATCAGAAATGGGGTGGGTCTGGTTGAGGATGCAATCGACAGCACGGGCAGAAACTGGATTAACTGGATTAAGTGGATGACTGAAATGATTCAGGTAATCGCGTTGATGTGAAACGGTTGAATCAGAATGCTGCCATTCAACTCAATGATTGGCATGAAATACAGGATGTATTTAAGTGTTGTAACGTGCAGCGATCGCCAACCAATCCCTCTAAAACGAACTATATCGCAAGATCTCCTGGATGTGATCCCTGGCGGTTGACAATATTAATGTTGTTGTTAATGTCATTGCCTTTTAAGGGGATTTCTTAAGTAATCCGCTTCAAGTTAGATGAACTTCAGTTATCATGGCAACCTAAGATTGATTAAACTTGGCACTATGGAGAGCGGGTTGATTAAGTTCAAACCACTAAATACAGCATCAGAGTGGCATCCCTACTGATTAAAGAGGGCTACGGAGAACTCGGTTACAGAGAAGTCATAGTAACGTCTGTCCAGGTCATGGTTCGGTGGAGCATATGCAGAAGGCACAATTTGGGCAACGATTTTGGTTAAGCCTTGGAC encodes:
- a CDS encoding RibD family protein, which encodes MTEISMGRSHTTVVLAMSADGKIADYQRSPARFGSSTDKAHLESQIAQADAVLFGAETLRAYGTTLPIRQTQLLDQRQQQGKPPQPVHIVCSRSGKLDANYPFFQQPVPRWLLTTLEGAIEWDEKPGFDRILTVPVENGGLDWQVAFQEFLLAGFERVAVTGGGTLVASLLEADLIDELWITVCPLLLGGRDAPTLLEGEGFAAKLAPRLELLSVEAVQSSSPNGVIAQEVFLHYRVQRIT
- a CDS encoding iron-containing redox enzyme family protein, translated to MPVLNQLPAREIYNPVSLPTVSVLSVDALIQLPDFEAAVHTVADHYAFEQHPYLQWMQAPTTTRDAFRHSQLSFRFAVESFSQSLAAVLARILLLEDRLALAENVAEEHGHGDRLHAHKYTFRQYLLALGASPDELTNPCSIAVLAFNQSILNFCLTQSAEAGAAALGMIEHLYVPISAAIARTVHERGWTASGSQSHYTVHEVLDVEHARDLLAIAAPAWECKTSRLLVAQGLLLGSHYFWTLYHDLPRF
- a CDS encoding DUF3419 family protein, yielding MTYPASDPISEIAFSQVREDPRVELSLVDYLAERQNHPLRVLLVASGGCTALSLLVSPAIAQVEAVDLNPAQLHLVELRRHALVHLSLEDQLQLIGADCLSDPPTLHQGELPFAPTHRRQELYDKLRPWLPEATRVFWDVRPEQIAFGVNRVGRFEALFRELAQAFAAEGLDPLNQPAIALTSPRWKPLFEKVFERNKLARIFGEAAVNYSMDRSFGEHFADVFAQALRSKNPAQNYFVTQVWGDRYTTGKQGLPLYLQAPAQLMIRHLGVERLRLHQGALADVMTQLAQTAPFDLIQLSNISDWMPVAELHKLLAIATGCLNSGGALLGRRLNGDHHLANVMAEHVRVNAELSQQLQQAERSYFYREVVVGFAQ
- a CDS encoding GNAT family N-acetyltransferase; translation: MSLAVKPISLSDRPIYQSKLVELEQTASYPLGEDAFQLDHGADYFAFFDRLGQVNYYAVLDGEKAIAVGAAVLRQVPDRAGEKPCPAWYLCDLKVHPDYRRQHLSLRLFRHAFTKHFAECDRGYAISMNPGDDHPNRVVPLLQFICPVKFRCTATLEIYSLSADEMQRVEPLLKEHRGDISYLSLKGIKDLRLQSTGAVLPLLHVQLGDTAPPHTSYLTPSPIGNMTHSGLKPPSHQALTIQNRQSKIQNGICYFSPIPGFTHMFCALRGDALAIALSKQGILPQATASIVSHGMNDSDWRFVLTSDI
- a CDS encoding HNH endonuclease — encoded protein: MRASRPNQVPVLQNSVVVFSKNYLPLARINIKRAVVLLVSGQAESLELSTTRSWQVRSPSLVVHVPEHIRLTVTNPERLWKMPPVNRREVLRRDNHTCQYCGSTRNLTIDHIMPRSRGGTHTWDNVVAACDRCNSRKGDRTPHEANMPLKSKPKAPIHPTVAFAEQFWKEQNEEG